In the Catenovulum adriaticum genome, TAACCCTTGATTAATTTTTTCAGCACTTATGCCTAAGCCAATAGCACAGCTAATCGCAGCCAAAGCATTCAAGGCATTATGTTCGCCCGGCAAAGGTAATGTAATTTGGTGTGATTGCCCCCGATAAACCCATTCAAACGTTGGGTACAAAGCTGCATTTAAACTTAAATTTTGCAAATAAACATCAGCAAAAGGCTCTATCGAATACGATATTTGATGACGTTGTGAGGTTTCGTTATGCCAAAAATGTAAATACTCACTATCAGAATTAATCACTGCAATTCCATCTTCTGATAAGGCTTGATAAATTTCACCTTTAGCTTGAGCAACACCTTCTAAGCTGCCAAAACCTTCCAAGTGAGCAGCGCTAACATTATTTACCACAGCCACATCAGCCTGAGTTAAACCTGCGGTATAAGCAATTTCACCGATATGATTTGCACCCAACTCAATCACTGCATATTCATCATTTTGAGTTAACCTAAGTAATGTTAAAGGCACCCCAATATCGTTATTATAATTACCTTTGGTGGCCAACGTTTTGCCCACTCGTTGGCAAATGGCGCTTAGCATCTCTTTTACTGTGGTTTTACCGCAGCTGCCGGTAATAGCAACAGTTTTGACCTGCGCCAATGATTTATTAAACGCCGCAATTTGACCTAATGCAATTCGAGTATCTTTAACCACTAGCTGAGTAACAGCTAAATCTTGTGGCTCAGACACCAAAATACATTTAACGCCTTGCTCAACCGCTTGCTGGCAAAATTGATGACCATCAAAACGTTCACCGCTAATAGCAATATAAACATCAATATTTTCCAGCTGTCGGCTGTCATGGCTTACTGATTGAACCTGTGTGTCTTCACCCACTAATTTACCTTGGGTGATTTCTGCCCATTTTGATAATTGAACGGGGATCATGCTGCCCCCTGAATAAGTTCAGCCACAAAAGCGCGTTCGTTATAATCGATATTGCCATCGGCAAATTCTTGATACGTTTCATGGCCTTTTCCGGCAATCAAAATATAATCGCCAGCTTTAGCATTTTGGTAAGCAAAACGGATAGCTTGTTTACGATCCAACTCTATTTGATATGTGTTTTGAGTCATATTACGGGTAATATCATTAATAATGTGCGCTTGTGACTCAGATCTTGGGTTGTCGTTCGTTAATATAATTTTGTCTGCTAATTCTTGTGCAATAGTGCCCATTTCTGCACGTTTATTTTTATCTCTGTCGCCACCACACCCAAAGACCACCCACAGCTTAGCCTGACAATGTGAGCGACACGCCCTTAAAGCTTGCGCTAAACCGTCTGGTGTATGTGCAAAATCTACAACCAAATTAATCCCATTAACGCTAAAGTTTTCCATACGACCCGCTATCGGAATTAGCTTTTCTGCTGCCTGTATCAATTGCTGTAAACTGATAGTCGGGCTTAATAAACTGGCCATTGCAATTAACAGATTTTCAATATTAAACTCACCAATTAGCGGTAAATAGCCTTGCGCTTTTTCAACTGTTTTGCCATCGCCATATTCAAGCGTAACTTTAAAGCCTTTCGCTAAAGCTGAAACACTCACTAATTTTAAATATTTGTCTGCATAATTTGATGCAGTGCGTCCAACGGCTAACACGTCAGGTGTGGTTTGCTTTGTTTTTAATAAACGAATTAAAGTTCGACCATACTCATGATCAGTATTGATTAAATGACAAGCTTGAGGGTTTTGTAAAAATAAACTAGCTTTAGCTGCAAAATACGCCTCCATCGTCTGATGATAATCTAAATGATCATGCGATAAATTTGTAAAAGCTAATCTATCAAATTGACAGCCATTCACTCTATACTGGACCACTGCATGAGACGATACTTCAATCGCGGCAAGCTCACAGTCAGCCTGAACAAAATTAGCCAAATAGCCCTGCACACTAACGGCATCAGGGGTTGTTAAACCTGTTTGTATTGACGTATTTTTATATTTAACGCCTAAGGTACCCATGTAAGCCGGCCTAATGTTTAATTGCTGAGCCAGCTGATAAATCATCTCGCAAACCGAGGTTTTACCATTAGTCCCAGTTACACCAACTAGGCTTAATTGCATACTGGGTTGGGCGTAAAATATATCAGCTAATTCGCCTGCTAACTCATTTAAACCACACACTAAAATGCAAACAGTATTACCAATTAAGCTTTTTTGACCGTGAAACTCTTGCTCTGCAGTATCACATAAAATTAAACTTGCGCCTTTATCTGCCGCATCTTGATTGTAAACAGAGCCATGAACTTGATGACCAGCCAACGCTAAAAAACAAGAATTTTGAGTAACCTGCTGACTATGACACGTCATAGTGTCTATTTTAACATCGACTAGGTCGCAGCCTAATAACTGTTCGGCTAATTCGATAAATTGGCTACCACTAGTAAGCATTCGAGCTATCTCCTTTTAACTGAGCTAGCTGAATGTCATCCGTATCTGATTTATCATTAGGCACATTCAAAATTTGCAATGCTCCACCCATTACTTTACTAAACACTGGGGCTGCCACGTCGCCGCCATAATATTTATCGCCTTTAGGGTTATTAATTACTACCACTAAAGCAATTTTAGGATCCGATACGGGCGCAACACCTGCAAATAAACCAACATAATCATTACCGTACCCGCCAGCTACAGCCTTACGTGATGTCCCAGTTTTACCAGCCACGCGATAACCTTCAACCGCGGCTTTATGGCCAGACCCGTCATCATCTAAGACCGATTCCATCATTTTTAATAATTGGCGTGACGAGCTATGACTAAATACTTGCGAGCCTTCCATTGGGGCTTCACGTTTTAAAATAGAAAGCGGTCTGCGAACCCCGCCGTTACCTATGGTTGCATACATTTGCGCTAATTGTAGAGCGGTAACAGATAAACCATAACCAAAAGATAAGGTTGCTAATTCGAATTCAGACCAACGCCGGCGATCATAAAAAATACCAGAGCTTTCACCCAGTAAACCTGTTCCAGTTTCGCTGCCAAAACCAACGTTATAAAAAGCATCTAAAAACTGTTCATGTGGTAAAGACAAAGCGAGTTTAGTGGTGCCGACATTACTTGATTTTTTTAAGATTTGCTCAATCGTTAACTTGCCACGGTTATATGGATCCCTAACTCGGCGGCCACCAAACATAATCCAACCTGGCGAAGTATCAATGACTGAACCAGCATTAATTGAACCAAATTCCAAAGCCGAAAGAACGGCTAAAGGCTTAATTGTTGAACCGGGCTCAAAAGTATCGGTAATACTGCGATTACGCATAGCCGACTGACTCACACCACTTCGATTATTTGGGTTATATGACGGATTATTAACCATAGCTAAAATTTCACCTGAGTTAACGTCTAGCGCTACTACAGTGCCTGAATCTGCCTGATAATATTGAACCGCTTTTTTTAGTTCTTGATAAGCAAGTGTTTGAATACGCTGATCAATAGACAAACTAATATCTTTAGCTTGTTTGGCCGCTTGTTCAGATAAAACTTCAATCACATGGCCTTTAGCATCACGCAATATGCTTTTTTTGCCGTTTTCGCCTGTTAACGCATCGTCATATAACTTTTCAATGCCGTCGATACCTTGATCATCAATATTAGTAATGCCCACAATGTGAGCATTAATTTCAGCAGCTGGGTAATAGCGTTTTGATTCGGGCCGTAAATAAACCCCTTTCAAGTTTAAATGGCGAACATAATCAGCCATCGCTGGTGAAACTTGCCTTGCTAAATACACAAAACGGCCAGTTGGATTAGCCGTTATACGCTGCTTAATTTTATCAACATCGATATCAAGAATATCTGCCAGCGCTCGCCACTCTCTGTCTTTGTCTAACCCTTGAGATTCAATAACTTGCTTAGGATCAGCCCAAACAGTGTTAACAGGCACACTAATGGCTAGTTCCAAACCATTGCGATCAGTAATCATCCCTCGCAATACCGTGTCAGATAACTGCCGATGTGTTCTTAAATCGCCTTGTTTTTTTAACTCATCAGGAGAAATAACTTGAATATAAGCGGTACGTACAATCAAACCAAAAAATACAAGCGCAATTAAGCTAAAGACGGTAAATAACCGCCAGCGTATTGTGCCTGTTTGTTTGATTGCTTTTCGTTTGTTCATGGGACTTTTATTATAATTTCCTGCTCGCCTTTAGGCCTAAGCATGTTTAATTCATCTTTCGCTATCTGCTCAACTCGGTTATGTTCAGATAACACGTTGTTTTCGATCAGCATATGCCGCCAATCAATGTCTAACTTATCTTTATCTTCTAATAATCTTTGCAGTTGGGTATTTAACTGTCGGTTGCTCCAAGCGTAATAAATTACGGCATAAGCACTGGCCAACACACATATCAGCAAAAAAATTGTCACTTTTTGCGCAAGCCAGTCCGAAACTATGCTTTTAACCAAACTAGGCTGACGTGCTTTATCAACAGATTTGTGCTTACGTTTATTAATCTGCGACACGCTCTGCAACCCTCAAAACTGAACTTCGAGAACGTGGGTTCCTTTCAATTTCTTGTGCGCTTGGTTTAACCGCTTTTGTCACTAGCTTTAATTTAATATCTTGGTTTAACTCATCATCAGTAACAGGCAATCCTCGGGGTATGGGCTTTGCTTTGCTTTTTTCATTAAAAAAACGCTTAACGATGCGATCTTCTAACGAATGAAAACTAATAACTGAAATACGCCCATGTTTTTTCACTACATCCATTGCCCCCACCAGCACTTCCTTAATCGCATCAAGCTCACCATTAACTTGAATTCGTAACGCTTGAAAGCTTCGAGTTGCTGGATGTTTTCCTGGCTCTTTCTTTTTAATGATTCGCCCTAACAAACCCGCTAATTGTGCCGTGGTCGTAAAAGGAGCTTCCACTCTGTCGTGCACAATTGCGCGTGCAATCTTGCGAGCAAATCTTTCTTCACCATATTCTTTTAAAACAAACGCAATTTCGTCTTCGCTTGCTACTTGTAACCACTCCGAAGCTGACATGCCAGTATCCGGGTTCATTCGCATATCTAAAGGACCATTTCGCATAAAGCTAAAACCACGTTCGGCTTCGTCTAGCTGTGGTGAGCTCACGCCTAAATCCATTAACACGCCATCAATTTTTCCGGTTAAGCCTCGCGCTTCAATAATTTGAGCCAAGTCTCTAAAGTTACCTTGTACTATTTCAAATCGAGGATCATCAAAATGTTGCTCGGCCCAAGCGATCGCACTTGGATCTTGATCAATTGCAATTAATCGCGCATCTTCACTTAATTGGTTTAAAATAACGCGACTATGTCCGCCCCGTCCAAAAGTGCAATCCACATAAATACCGCCTGGTTTTATCGCTAATCCATCCACTGATTCATTTAATAAAACACTAATATGTCCACTTTCTGTTTGCATGAATTAATCTGCTTTTATTTGTTATGAATTTTAAAGTGAAAATTCTTCAAGTTTTTCGGTTAACTCAAATTCACCTGACTCAATTAGTTCCATGTCATCGTTAATTTGATCTTGCCAATCAGCATCACTCCATATTTCAAATTTATTGAGCTGACCAACTAGCATAATTTGTTTTTCTAAACCGACTCTTTTTCTAAGCGTATTAGAAATCAATAAACGACCATTTTTGTCTATTTCGCCTTCTGTTGCATGACCTAGCAACAAACGCTTGAAACGTCGCTCATTTGGTTTCATGTCAGACAAAGCTCGCAAACGTTTTTCAACCTGCTCCCATTCATTCAACGGGTATAAAAGTAAACAAGGTTGATAAGTATCGATTGTGCATACCACTTGACCACCGCATTCGTCTTGCAGTGATTCACGATAGCGGGTTGGAATTGTTATCCGCCCTTTATCGTCCATTGTGATTGCGTTCGCACCCCTAAACACCTGATTTTTATCCCGTTATCCTGATTTCTTGGCTTATTTTGTCGTTTATATACGTTCGGTCCCATGAAGTTCAGTGTTATTATATCCCACTTTGATCCACTTTATACCACTTTTTCACAGTTTGAGTACCCATCAAAGCTTTGTCAAGTTAAAAAAAGCGTTCGAATTGCGAAGAAAATCACGTAAATACAGGCCTGCGATTCAAGTGGCTGAAAAGTGGTAAAAAATGGTGAAAAAATGGAAAAAAAGGGATTTATAATTCTTTAGAACAAATTTGCAGGGGTTAATATCTAAACGATATTTAAATTAATACAAATGAAAACAATTATCACTTGCAATTAAGTGTAAATAAGTTATTCTATACTCAACTTGATGATTACCCACAGTTATCAAGTTATCTCCGTGGCGTGTGGGTGGTTAACTGGTTGGTTTGCTCATTCCTTATCAGTTAGCTACCTACATTTTTATATAACCTCAGCCATATAACTCAACTGATTTCTAATTCCGACTCATTCCTTATCAGTTAGCTACCTACATTTTTATATAGCCTCAGCTATATACCTCAACTGATTTCTAATTCCGACTCATTCCTTATCAGTTAGCTGCCTACATTTTTATATAGCCTCAGATATATACCTCAACTGATTTCTAATCCTAACCCATTTCTGAATTCATTTAATATCAGTCCGGTTTCATCGCGGCGCACGCCCCTACTTCGTTCAGTCACGGTAGTATGTTTATTATGGTAGGGGAGATTTAAATATAACTAAAACTTAATTTCAGACAGACATTCAACAATTTCAGTTGCAGCGGTATCATCTAAATTATCTGCTTGAGTATAATCAGATTTAACTAAAATACGCCGATTCACTTTTGCAGCCAAAGCCGCTTTCACATCAGATTCTCTATCGCCTATCATTACCGACTGACTCATATCTAAATCAAACTCACGTTTAGCTTGTAATAACATACCGGGCATAGGTTTTCGGCACAAGCAATTGTGCTGGTATTGCAAACCACCATGTTCTGGATGATGTGGGCAGTAATACGCTTTTTGAATATCAATATCTGCTTTTTTAAACTCCGCGATCATCCATTGGTGCAATTCTCTAACAGCTTGCTCGGTATATAGTCCTCGTGCAATACCGGCTTGATTCGTCACCACAATAATAAAATAGTCCAATGCTTTCGCTTGTTGGCAAAGCGAAAATATATGATCGGTAAAACTAAAATCGGCTACTTTATGCACGTATGCCAAATCGTGATTAATAATACCATCCCTATCTAATAGTAATGCTTTATTCACTTTTTATACCTCGCGACTCTATAACCCGATCAAACATATCAATAACCGATTGAGTGCTAATATCTTGCATTAAGTTTTCACCTTTAACACGCGTGCCCCACTTTAATTTATCCGCGCCTTTTGAAAATTGAGCTTTTAAATGCTGATGATAAACCTCAACCACAAAATGTTGATAACCATATGGGCCAGTTCTAGCGGGGTTGCTATGAGCGTAAAGCCCAATGACAGGAGTTCCTTGCGTAACAGCCATGTGTGCCGGTCCGGTATCTGGCGCTAGTACAATATCTGCTTTCGCTAATAGCGCGAGCAATTGTTTTAAACTCGATTGCCCTACACAATTTTTAACTCGATGTTGACAAAAACGCATTATGTTTTCCGCTAAGGTTTTTTCCATAGGTGTAGGTCCACCACTTAAAATAACCTCGAAACCTTTATCCACAGCGTAATCGGCCACTTTTGCATATCGTTCAGCTAACCAATTACGTTCAGCTTTACTCGCTGCTGCCGCAATAACAAATACAGGTTTACCTGCAGTGTATTGCTGTTTAGCCCAATCAATATCAGACTCGCTTACCGGTATATGCCAGCTTGGTTTAAAATCAGGCACACCTATTTGTTTGGCAAAAGCCTGAAAGCCTTCTAAAACATGTGGCTGCTTAACAGCTTCACAGCTCTCATTAATTGCAAAACTATGCAGCTCTTTTGACAAATGCGAA is a window encoding:
- a CDS encoding UDP-N-acetylmuramoyl-tripeptide--D-alanyl-D-alanine ligase; its protein translation is MIPVQLSKWAEITQGKLVGEDTQVQSVSHDSRQLENIDVYIAISGERFDGHQFCQQAVEQGVKCILVSEPQDLAVTQLVVKDTRIALGQIAAFNKSLAQVKTVAITGSCGKTTVKEMLSAICQRVGKTLATKGNYNNDIGVPLTLLRLTQNDEYAVIELGANHIGEIAYTAGLTQADVAVVNNVSAAHLEGFGSLEGVAQAKGEIYQALSEDGIAVINSDSEYLHFWHNETSQRHQISYSIEPFADVYLQNLSLNAALYPTFEWVYRGQSHQITLPLPGEHNALNALAAISCAIGLGISAEKINQGLLSVQSTNGRVKVYQPSPQVCIIDDTYNANLASMKAAINLLAKTHGHQIFIMGDMGEMGDYSHAIHQQVGEHVVANNIDTFYTTGELSQFAQPITEHHFNDINGLIEKIKQDVNLLITEQADSVITILVKGSRGAQMERVVDALKPYCEEIVSC
- a CDS encoding UDP-N-acetylmuramoyl-L-alanyl-D-glutamate--2,6-diaminopimelate ligase, with amino-acid sequence MLTSGSQFIELAEQLLGCDLVDVKIDTMTCHSQQVTQNSCFLALAGHQVHGSVYNQDAADKGASLILCDTAEQEFHGQKSLIGNTVCILVCGLNELAGELADIFYAQPSMQLSLVGVTGTNGKTSVCEMIYQLAQQLNIRPAYMGTLGVKYKNTSIQTGLTTPDAVSVQGYLANFVQADCELAAIEVSSHAVVQYRVNGCQFDRLAFTNLSHDHLDYHQTMEAYFAAKASLFLQNPQACHLINTDHEYGRTLIRLLKTKQTTPDVLAVGRTASNYADKYLKLVSVSALAKGFKVTLEYGDGKTVEKAQGYLPLIGEFNIENLLIAMASLLSPTISLQQLIQAAEKLIPIAGRMENFSVNGINLVVDFAHTPDGLAQALRACRSHCQAKLWVVFGCGGDRDKNKRAEMGTIAQELADKIILTNDNPRSESQAHIINDITRNMTQNTYQIELDRKQAIRFAYQNAKAGDYILIAGKGHETYQEFADGNIDYNERAFVAELIQGAA
- a CDS encoding penicillin-binding transpeptidase domain-containing protein — translated: MNKRKAIKQTGTIRWRLFTVFSLIALVFFGLIVRTAYIQVISPDELKKQGDLRTHRQLSDTVLRGMITDRNGLELAISVPVNTVWADPKQVIESQGLDKDREWRALADILDIDVDKIKQRITANPTGRFVYLARQVSPAMADYVRHLNLKGVYLRPESKRYYPAAEINAHIVGITNIDDQGIDGIEKLYDDALTGENGKKSILRDAKGHVIEVLSEQAAKQAKDISLSIDQRIQTLAYQELKKAVQYYQADSGTVVALDVNSGEILAMVNNPSYNPNNRSGVSQSAMRNRSITDTFEPGSTIKPLAVLSALEFGSINAGSVIDTSPGWIMFGGRRVRDPYNRGKLTIEQILKKSSNVGTTKLALSLPHEQFLDAFYNVGFGSETGTGLLGESSGIFYDRRRWSEFELATLSFGYGLSVTALQLAQMYATIGNGGVRRPLSILKREAPMEGSQVFSHSSSRQLLKMMESVLDDDGSGHKAAVEGYRVAGKTGTSRKAVAGGYGNDYVGLFAGVAPVSDPKIALVVVINNPKGDKYYGGDVAAPVFSKVMGGALQILNVPNDKSDTDDIQLAQLKGDSSNAY
- the ftsL gene encoding cell division protein FtsL, with translation MSQINKRKHKSVDKARQPSLVKSIVSDWLAQKVTIFLLICVLASAYAVIYYAWSNRQLNTQLQRLLEDKDKLDIDWRHMLIENNVLSEHNRVEQIAKDELNMLRPKGEQEIIIKVP
- the rsmH gene encoding 16S rRNA (cytosine(1402)-N(4))-methyltransferase RsmH, whose protein sequence is MQTESGHISVLLNESVDGLAIKPGGIYVDCTFGRGGHSRVILNQLSEDARLIAIDQDPSAIAWAEQHFDDPRFEIVQGNFRDLAQIIEARGLTGKIDGVLMDLGVSSPQLDEAERGFSFMRNGPLDMRMNPDTGMSASEWLQVASEDEIAFVLKEYGEERFARKIARAIVHDRVEAPFTTTAQLAGLLGRIIKKKEPGKHPATRSFQALRIQVNGELDAIKEVLVGAMDVVKKHGRISVISFHSLEDRIVKRFFNEKSKAKPIPRGLPVTDDELNQDIKLKLVTKAVKPSAQEIERNPRSRSSVLRVAERVAD
- the mraZ gene encoding division/cell wall cluster transcriptional repressor MraZ; its protein translation is MFRGANAITMDDKGRITIPTRYRESLQDECGGQVVCTIDTYQPCLLLYPLNEWEQVEKRLRALSDMKPNERRFKRLLLGHATEGEIDKNGRLLISNTLRKRVGLEKQIMLVGQLNKFEIWSDADWQDQINDDMELIESGEFELTEKLEEFSL
- the gmhB gene encoding D-glycero-beta-D-manno-heptose 1,7-bisphosphate 7-phosphatase produces the protein MNKALLLDRDGIINHDLAYVHKVADFSFTDHIFSLCQQAKALDYFIIVVTNQAGIARGLYTEQAVRELHQWMIAEFKKADIDIQKAYYCPHHPEHGGLQYQHNCLCRKPMPGMLLQAKREFDLDMSQSVMIGDRESDVKAALAAKVNRRILVKSDYTQADNLDDTAATEIVECLSEIKF
- a CDS encoding glycosyltransferase family 9 protein; translated protein: MSSSPHIQSICILRLSAIGDVCHAVASVQAIQRQYPSAKITWVIGKIEAMLLADLPGVRFVVFDKKQGWQAYRQLKKDLPEKFDVLLHMQVALRANIAAFFIKAKRKIGFASHLSKELHSFAINESCEAVKQPHVLEGFQAFAKQIGVPDFKPSWHIPVSESDIDWAKQQYTAGKPVFVIAAAASKAERNWLAERYAKVADYAVDKGFEVILSGGPTPMEKTLAENIMRFCQHRVKNCVGQSSLKQLLALLAKADIVLAPDTGPAHMAVTQGTPVIGLYAHSNPARTGPYGYQHFVVEVYHQHLKAQFSKGADKLKWGTRVKGENLMQDISTQSVIDMFDRVIESRGIKSE